A single window of Microbispora hainanensis DNA harbors:
- a CDS encoding NHLP family bacteriocin export ABC transporter peptidase/permease/ATPase subunit, with product MSTPTVIQMEAVECGAAALAMVLGHYGRFVPLEELRAACAVSRDGAKASSVIAAARKYGLNAKGFQMELEDLRDVVKPAIIFWAFQHFMVVEGIRTRFGRPVVAVNDPASGPRLVDWDEFDSGFTGIVLAFEPGPGFRPGGRPTRVAEALLSRRMPSGRALPLVLLASLLLVVPGIIAPAFSRVFIDHILTGRDPGFILPLLVAMSVTALAMFVLTSVQRHYLLRMEIRMGLVSSARFFRHLLRLPVEFFLQRRPAEVARRVSANDMVAEILSRDLAVTVVNLVLVLFYAVVLIRYDVLLGLIGVGMALLNILVLRQVSRARTDAVAALRADLGNLTSATFNTLQLVETVKATGAEPSAFQRWAGFLAKAVTARQRLGVPSAVITVVPPLLAGVNSGLILLVGGLRVVDGAVSVGLLVAFQSLLGALSRPVTQLTNLGGRLQDISADITRLYDVERHPRSPVFDRPDRPSGSRLDGSITFEDVTFGYNPLAKPVIKNVSFSVVPGRRVAIVGGSGSGKSTIGRLVAGLYRPASGRVLLDGRDREEISRTELAASVAYVDQDISLFEGTVRDNLTLWSDDISDEVVTAALHDAAIFDVISARPGGLNSRVREGGRNFSGGQRQRLELARALAGQPTLLVLDEATSALDPETERVIADNLRRRGCACLIIAHRLSTVRDADEILVLHQGEVVERGTHDDLMRLGGHYARLIENARPGGEGMDR from the coding sequence GTGAGCACGCCGACCGTGATCCAGATGGAGGCCGTCGAGTGCGGGGCCGCCGCCCTCGCCATGGTCCTCGGCCATTACGGCAGGTTCGTGCCCCTTGAGGAGCTGCGGGCCGCGTGCGCGGTGTCCCGGGACGGCGCGAAGGCGTCCAGCGTGATCGCCGCCGCCCGCAAGTACGGCCTGAACGCCAAGGGCTTCCAGATGGAGCTGGAGGACCTGCGCGACGTCGTCAAACCGGCGATCATCTTCTGGGCGTTCCAGCACTTCATGGTCGTCGAGGGCATCCGCACCCGTTTCGGCAGGCCGGTGGTGGCGGTCAACGACCCCGCGAGCGGCCCGCGCCTGGTCGACTGGGACGAGTTCGACTCGGGCTTCACCGGCATCGTGCTGGCCTTCGAGCCCGGGCCCGGGTTCCGGCCCGGCGGCCGGCCCACCCGGGTGGCCGAGGCGCTGCTGTCGCGCCGCATGCCCTCCGGCCGGGCGCTGCCGCTGGTGCTGCTGGCCAGCCTGCTGCTGGTCGTGCCCGGGATCATCGCGCCGGCGTTCAGCCGGGTGTTCATCGACCACATCCTCACCGGCCGCGATCCCGGCTTCATCCTGCCGCTGCTGGTGGCGATGTCGGTGACCGCCCTGGCGATGTTCGTGCTGACCTCGGTGCAGCGGCACTACCTGCTGCGGATGGAAATACGGATGGGGCTGGTCAGCTCCGCCCGTTTCTTCCGGCATCTGCTGCGCCTGCCGGTGGAGTTCTTCCTGCAACGCAGGCCCGCCGAGGTCGCCAGGCGGGTGTCGGCCAACGACATGGTCGCCGAGATCCTGTCCAGGGACCTGGCGGTCACCGTCGTCAACCTCGTGCTGGTGCTCTTCTACGCGGTCGTCCTGATCCGCTACGACGTGCTGCTCGGCCTCATCGGCGTGGGCATGGCGCTGCTCAACATCCTCGTGCTGCGGCAGGTGTCCAGGGCGAGGACCGACGCCGTGGCCGCGCTGCGGGCCGATCTCGGCAACCTCACGTCGGCCACCTTCAACACGCTGCAGCTCGTGGAGACCGTCAAGGCCACCGGCGCCGAGCCCAGCGCGTTCCAGCGGTGGGCGGGCTTCCTGGCCAAGGCCGTGACCGCCCGGCAGCGGCTGGGCGTGCCCAGCGCGGTCATCACGGTCGTGCCCCCGCTGCTCGCCGGGGTCAACAGCGGGCTCATCCTGCTCGTCGGCGGCCTGCGGGTGGTGGACGGCGCGGTCAGCGTCGGCCTGCTGGTGGCCTTCCAGAGCCTGCTCGGCGCGCTCTCGCGGCCGGTCACCCAGCTCACCAACCTCGGCGGGCGGCTGCAGGACATCTCGGCCGACATCACCCGGCTGTACGACGTGGAACGCCACCCCCGCTCGCCCGTCTTCGACCGCCCGGACCGGCCGTCCGGAAGCCGGCTCGACGGGTCGATCACCTTCGAGGACGTGACGTTCGGCTACAACCCGCTGGCCAAGCCGGTCATCAAGAACGTGTCGTTCTCGGTGGTGCCGGGCCGGCGGGTGGCGATCGTCGGGGGCTCGGGAAGCGGGAAATCGACCATCGGCCGCCTCGTGGCGGGGCTCTACCGGCCGGCGTCGGGCCGGGTGCTGCTCGACGGGCGCGACCGCGAGGAGATCTCCAGGACCGAGCTGGCGGCCTCGGTCGCGTACGTGGACCAGGACATCTCGCTGTTCGAGGGCACGGTGCGCGACAACCTCACGCTGTGGAGCGACGACATCTCCGACGAGGTCGTCACCGCCGCGCTGCACGACGCGGCCATCTTCGACGTCATCTCCGCCCGCCCCGGCGGCCTCAACAGCCGGGTGCGCGAGGGCGGGCGCAACTTCAGCGGCGGGCAGCGCCAGCGGCTTGAGCTGGCCAGGGCGCTGGCCGGGCAGCCGACCCTGCTCGTGCTCGACGAGGCGACCAGCGCCCTCGACCCGGAGACCGAACGGGTCATCGCCGACAACCTGCGCCGCCGGGGATGCGCCTGCCTGATCATCGCCCACCGGCTGTCGACCGTACGCGACGCCGACGAGATTCTCGTGCTGCACCAGGGCGAGGTGGTGGAACGCGGCACGCACGACGACCTCATGCGCCTGGGCGGCCACTACGCCCGCCTGATCGAGAACGCCCGGCCGGGCGGTGAGGGGATGGACCGATGA
- a CDS encoding HlyD family efflux transporter periplasmic adaptor subunit: MKFRLKALQRMREPDELDSPTLLASPRGWIATFVVLIVVVAAGVWSFVGRLPVTVTAKGLLTHPAGTAQLQSPYTGTVRTMMVSPGLRVVRGQAVAEVLRADGTVRTVSSPFSGEVVTTSASEGAMVREGDGLLAMERTDAPRDRLVAMLFVPGDHALGIAPGRTVDLAVSDAPPGVFGLLRGRVTSISPYPLMAEGVAALVGGDLAARGYLTAEPPRLVVVDLLPDPRTISGYSWTTETGPPMELRSQVTVTGTVTLGSQTPFNLLLGR; this comes from the coding sequence ATGAAGTTCCGGTTGAAGGCACTGCAGCGGATGCGGGAGCCCGACGAGCTCGACTCCCCGACCCTGCTCGCCTCCCCGCGCGGCTGGATCGCCACGTTCGTCGTGCTCATCGTGGTCGTCGCCGCGGGGGTGTGGTCGTTCGTCGGCAGGCTGCCGGTCACCGTCACCGCCAAGGGGCTGCTGACCCATCCGGCGGGCACCGCCCAGTTGCAGAGCCCGTACACCGGGACCGTGCGGACGATGATGGTGAGCCCCGGCCTGCGGGTGGTGCGCGGGCAGGCGGTGGCGGAGGTCCTGCGGGCCGACGGCACCGTGCGCACCGTGAGCAGCCCGTTCTCCGGCGAGGTCGTGACCACCTCGGCGAGCGAGGGCGCGATGGTCCGCGAGGGCGACGGGCTGCTCGCGATGGAGCGGACCGACGCCCCCCGCGACCGCCTGGTCGCGATGCTGTTCGTGCCGGGCGACCACGCGCTCGGCATCGCCCCCGGCCGTACGGTGGACCTCGCGGTCTCCGACGCCCCGCCCGGCGTGTTCGGGCTGCTGCGCGGCAGGGTGACCTCGATCAGCCCCTATCCGCTGATGGCGGAGGGCGTCGCCGCCCTGGTCGGCGGCGACCTCGCGGCTCGCGGCTATCTCACCGCGGAGCCGCCCCGCCTGGTGGTCGTCGATCTCCTGCCCGACCCCCGCACGATCTCCGGATACTCCTGGACGACCGAGACCGGTCCCCCGATGGAGCTGCGGTCGCAGGTCACGGTGACGGGCACCGTCACGCTCGGCAGCCAGACGCCTTTCAACCTGCTCCTCGGACGTTGA
- a CDS encoding SagB family peptide dehydrogenase translates to MHTVQVRLRRDAGLSEPEETPGVVTLATPFGPATLRGLPPGAVAALRALARGGTSEDELARTVTEHDGEGGLLRWHLLLRKLSAGALLERAVLLVPSGGEAVVPSGGEAVVPSGGEAVVPSGGETVPSGGETVPSGGEMATAGAEPVAVLRPFGGGPLRPAAPLAADARVRLSRFAIAVPEDGRLVVRVPRSPLGVELAPAAAPLLGLLADWTTPAGLACPRLPAETTAAVLGLFADAGLLVRPTPEGEDLERGAAPLAQWSPADLWLHTRTREPRTTGRYGGTYPLRGVQDPLPVAPPAFAGPRIALEPPDLDAIAKTEASLTDVLEARRSIREHDAAAPITLDHLGELLYRTMRQRRTFTGEDGQELADRPYPSGGAVHELEVYPLVVSCEGLEPGLWHYAAHAHALERVADPGPATRTLLDRARSAAMMTEDPQVLLIVTARFGRVMWKYETIAYSLILKHVGVLYQTFYLVATAMGLAVCGLGGGDAAEFAAASGLDPHAEGSVGELLLGSRKGGVAGTPPGWSPEVPS, encoded by the coding sequence ATGCACACCGTTCAGGTGCGGCTGCGCCGCGACGCCGGCCTGTCCGAACCGGAGGAGACGCCGGGGGTGGTCACCCTGGCCACGCCGTTCGGCCCCGCCACGCTGCGGGGCCTGCCGCCCGGCGCGGTCGCCGCGCTGCGCGCGCTGGCCCGCGGCGGCACGAGCGAGGACGAGCTGGCCAGGACCGTCACCGAGCACGACGGCGAGGGCGGGCTGCTGCGCTGGCACCTGCTGCTGCGCAAGCTGTCGGCCGGCGCGCTGCTGGAGCGGGCCGTCCTGTTGGTGCCGTCCGGCGGAGAGGCCGTGGTGCCGTCCGGCGGAGAGGCCGTGGTGCCGTCCGGCGGAGAGGCCGTGGTGCCGTCCGGCGGAGAAACGGTGCCGTCCGGCGGAGAAACGGTGCCGTCCGGCGGAGAGATGGCGACAGCCGGGGCCGAGCCGGTGGCCGTGCTGCGCCCCTTCGGCGGCGGCCCGCTGCGCCCGGCCGCGCCGCTCGCAGCCGACGCCCGGGTCCGCCTGTCGAGGTTCGCCATCGCGGTGCCGGAGGACGGCAGGCTCGTGGTGCGCGTGCCCCGCAGCCCCCTCGGGGTCGAGCTCGCCCCGGCCGCAGCGCCGCTGCTCGGCCTGCTCGCGGACTGGACGACCCCGGCCGGTCTCGCCTGCCCCAGGCTGCCGGCCGAGACGACGGCGGCGGTGCTCGGCCTGTTCGCCGACGCCGGGCTGCTGGTGCGGCCGACGCCGGAGGGGGAGGACCTCGAGCGCGGCGCCGCCCCGCTCGCCCAGTGGTCGCCGGCCGACCTGTGGCTGCACACCCGCACCCGGGAGCCGCGTACGACCGGGCGCTACGGCGGCACCTATCCGCTGCGGGGCGTGCAGGATCCGCTGCCGGTGGCGCCGCCCGCCTTCGCCGGCCCCCGGATCGCCCTGGAGCCGCCGGACCTGGACGCGATAGCGAAGACCGAGGCGAGCCTGACCGACGTGCTGGAGGCCCGCCGCTCGATCCGCGAGCACGACGCCGCCGCCCCGATCACCCTCGACCACCTGGGCGAGCTGCTCTACCGCACGATGCGCCAGCGGCGCACCTTCACCGGGGAGGACGGCCAGGAGCTGGCCGACCGGCCCTACCCGTCCGGCGGCGCGGTCCACGAGCTGGAGGTCTATCCCCTCGTCGTCTCCTGCGAGGGCCTGGAGCCCGGCCTGTGGCACTACGCCGCCCACGCGCACGCGCTGGAACGGGTGGCCGATCCCGGCCCGGCGACCCGTACGCTGCTCGACCGGGCCAGGTCGGCGGCCATGATGACCGAGGACCCGCAGGTCCTGCTGATCGTGACGGCCCGCTTCGGGCGGGTGATGTGGAAGTACGAGACCATCGCCTACTCGCTGATCCTCAAGCACGTGGGCGTGCTCTACCAGACCTTCTACCTGGTGGCCACGGCCATGGGCCTGGCGGTCTGCGGGCTCGGCGGCGGTGACGCGGCGGAGTTCGCCGCGGCCAGCGGGCTCGACCCCCACGCGGAGGGCAGCGTGGGCGAGCTGCTGCTCGGCAGCAGGAAGGGCGGTGTGGCGGGGACGCCGCCGGGATGGTCCCCGGAGGTGCCGTCATGA
- a CDS encoding TOMM precursor leader peptide-binding protein: MERPRLKAHFTTEVLDDAKVFLLAEGQHYLVRGAGSGRVLPYLDGRHTVMDIVQALAGELSPAQAVLAVRRYEAAGHLTEGRPPLADPVLAFWDAQGIDPAAVVAALERTSFRLFAGEGVDPRPIEALLHEHGLRTAPDGDGPVVAVVHDYLDPGLAELNAECLAAGRPWVLVRPAGTVAWLGPLFQPGETGCWACMSQRIEGNRQVERYLAGKRGDGRPTHPVREALPGGAAAVGGLLAAELARTAATGRPSTLQGKMITLDLRTLTSAEHQLVRLPQCPSCGDPSLIRDREPKVALAARTARHATDGGYRVEQPSATYARLERHISPYLGAVTRLRPWADEDNGVTYSFTAGHNFAMLGDNMDLLRRNLRGQSGGKGRTEIQAKVSAVCEAIERYSGVWRGEEPVIKAAYADLDEGLAVHPADLLLFSDKQYGDRDAWNSDPSHRLHLVPERFRTDLPLDWSRAWSLTADEERLVPAGYAWYGHPDLERHFYCVGDSNGSASGNTLEEAILQGFCEVVERDAVALWWYNRVRRPAFDLDSLNDPYVDTLREFYADMGRSLWLLDLTSDLGVPAFAGVSHRLDHPVQDIIVGFGAHLDPRIAALRTLTEVNQFLPSVRRRDENGETIYHDDDIATLRWWKETTLDSDPWLLPDPAQRARTLADYRLPEGADLAADVETCVARAAACGLEVIVLDQTRPDLELNVARVLVPGMRHFWRRLGPGRLYDVPVALGWRTEPALEEELNPTSVFF; the protein is encoded by the coding sequence ATGGAACGGCCACGGCTCAAGGCGCACTTCACCACCGAAGTCCTCGACGACGCGAAAGTCTTCCTATTGGCGGAAGGCCAGCACTATCTCGTACGCGGCGCGGGCTCGGGCCGCGTCCTCCCCTATCTCGACGGCCGGCACACGGTGATGGACATCGTCCAGGCCCTCGCCGGTGAGCTGTCCCCGGCCCAGGCGGTGCTCGCCGTACGGCGTTATGAGGCCGCCGGCCATCTGACCGAGGGCAGGCCGCCCCTGGCCGATCCGGTGCTCGCCTTCTGGGACGCGCAGGGCATCGACCCCGCGGCCGTCGTCGCGGCCCTGGAGCGGACGTCCTTCCGGCTGTTCGCGGGCGAGGGCGTCGACCCCCGCCCGATCGAGGCGCTTCTGCACGAGCACGGGCTGCGCACCGCCCCGGACGGCGACGGCCCGGTCGTGGCGGTGGTCCACGACTACCTCGACCCGGGCCTGGCGGAGCTCAACGCCGAGTGCCTGGCGGCCGGGCGGCCCTGGGTGCTGGTGAGGCCGGCCGGCACCGTGGCCTGGCTGGGGCCGCTGTTCCAGCCGGGGGAGACGGGCTGCTGGGCCTGCATGTCCCAGCGGATCGAGGGCAACCGGCAGGTCGAGCGCTATCTCGCGGGCAAGCGGGGCGACGGGCGGCCGACGCATCCGGTCCGCGAGGCCCTGCCGGGCGGTGCGGCGGCGGTGGGCGGGCTGCTCGCGGCCGAGCTCGCCCGTACGGCGGCCACCGGCAGGCCCTCGACCCTCCAGGGCAAGATGATCACGCTCGACCTGCGCACGCTCACCAGCGCCGAGCACCAGCTCGTCCGGCTGCCGCAGTGCCCGTCGTGCGGCGACCCCTCGCTGATCCGCGACCGCGAGCCGAAGGTGGCGCTGGCCGCGCGGACCGCCCGCCACGCGACCGACGGCGGCTACCGGGTCGAGCAGCCCTCGGCGACGTACGCCCGGCTGGAGCGGCACATCAGCCCCTACCTGGGCGCGGTCACCCGGCTGCGGCCGTGGGCCGACGAGGACAACGGCGTGACCTACAGCTTCACCGCCGGTCACAACTTCGCCATGCTGGGCGACAACATGGACCTGCTGCGCCGCAACCTGCGCGGGCAGAGCGGCGGCAAGGGCCGCACCGAGATCCAGGCCAAGGTCAGCGCCGTGTGCGAGGCGATCGAGCGTTACTCGGGCGTGTGGCGCGGCGAGGAGCCGGTGATCAAGGCGGCCTACGCCGACCTCGACGAGGGTCTCGCGGTGCACCCGGCCGACCTGCTGCTGTTCTCCGACAAGCAGTACGGCGACAGGGACGCCTGGAACAGCGACCCGTCCCACCGGCTGCACCTGGTGCCCGAGAGGTTCCGTACGGACCTGCCGCTCGACTGGTCGCGGGCCTGGTCGCTGACCGCCGACGAGGAGCGGCTGGTCCCCGCCGGCTACGCCTGGTATGGCCATCCCGACCTCGAACGCCACTTCTACTGCGTCGGCGACTCCAACGGCAGCGCCTCGGGCAACACGCTGGAGGAGGCGATCCTCCAGGGGTTCTGCGAGGTCGTGGAGCGGGACGCGGTCGCGCTGTGGTGGTACAACCGGGTCCGGCGGCCCGCCTTCGACCTCGACTCGCTCAACGACCCGTACGTTGACACGCTGCGCGAGTTCTACGCCGACATGGGCCGGAGCCTGTGGCTGCTCGACCTGACCAGCGACCTCGGCGTCCCGGCCTTCGCCGGTGTCTCCCATCGGCTCGACCACCCGGTGCAGGACATCATCGTGGGGTTCGGCGCCCACCTCGATCCCCGGATCGCCGCGCTGCGCACGCTTACCGAGGTCAACCAGTTCCTCCCGTCCGTACGCCGCAGGGACGAGAACGGCGAGACGATCTATCACGACGACGACATCGCGACGCTCCGCTGGTGGAAGGAGACCACGCTCGACAGCGACCCCTGGCTGCTGCCCGACCCCGCGCAGCGGGCCCGCACGCTCGCGGACTATCGGCTGCCCGAGGGGGCAGACCTCGCGGCCGACGTCGAGACCTGCGTCGCCAGGGCCGCCGCCTGCGGCCTTGAGGTGATCGTCCTCGACCAGACGCGGCCGGATCTGGAGCTCAACGTCGCCCGGGTGCTGGTCCCCGGCATGCGGCACTTCTGGCGACGGCTCGGCCCGGGCCGCCTGTACGACGTGCCGGTGGCCCTCGGCTGGCGGACGGAACCGGCTCTGGAGGAGGAGCTCAACCCCACCAGCGTCTTCTTCTGA
- a CDS encoding ATP-binding protein: protein MASGRPVLLHRDKELGVVDEVLAGLQEGRPAVLVIQGTRGIGKTRLLHAALARRPGGVVLSARGHTDERSFAFGIVRQLFDPMMSGSGRAEPGAPAAVLDGGARAPALTAVPYDGSAPAVPATLLDDLYRATRSLTAGQPLIIAVDDLNHADPQSAQWCSYIARRLDGLPIAMILTCDVEDRTGGDAVRDILALPYARSLRPSALCRRCAATLLESALGAPVDDEIVAACHRLTKGNPLLLLETAGRLAAADVLPQRSELPRVMRIGATALSETVLEWLSGRYPSLLALLQSLAIIAPYAGLETAAMLAGYGAVAAEEAGHALAGAGLLEGSPPQRFTHDLVQSTILARMDPRTRDEMHRRAASLLHRLGSPPKRSARHLLSASPTGDPWAVSVLREAAREAVSENAWEDATRYLHRALATAKDHTVLQVTAELGAVEVHLDIPACLRHLRTVTALAGDAGERADSLAPFATALLTLNSSEAAAAFCDIARGFDEDPPGGLPDREVLLRLSAQALLTGQSYGSRAAMRQLNAEPGAATSAGAQDYLASAALSGAARGRNRGRTLALARRCLDGGGSIPPTLVMALVWAGRVDEAAYWSEQVAAEARARASMTGQALAVTLQSDIAYRRGELRASLAHAREAVHFARGSHASGLHVAAVSCMARVHLERDELDVAHALFDEVTTREPVHPLLQAALLETQGRVAIARGDVREGLPALLEAGRQLLSAGVVNPACAGWRGQAALAYLRIGQRGPAHRLAEEELELARAWGAPDCVGRALSTASTTTEGTRRLDLLSEALSVLDGPGGIERIRAMVRLGIALRAAGETRRAHDTLSEAYDLADGCGAVRLAALAERNLATIGSRARGAQSDGPSPLTAGEMRVTDLVLRGMSNLQVANELSISKRTVDTHLARIYRKLGIHTRAELAEVVRRLREHPAEPRPAPGHGHVHGPDQEEWPDQDA from the coding sequence ATGGCCTCAGGGCGACCGGTACTACTGCACCGAGACAAGGAGCTAGGGGTCGTCGACGAGGTGCTGGCCGGGCTTCAAGAAGGAAGACCGGCCGTACTGGTCATTCAGGGCACGCGAGGGATCGGGAAGACCCGGCTGCTGCACGCGGCACTGGCGCGCAGGCCGGGCGGCGTCGTGCTGAGCGCCCGCGGCCACACCGACGAGCGCTCCTTCGCGTTCGGCATCGTCCGGCAGCTGTTCGACCCGATGATGAGCGGCTCGGGACGGGCCGAGCCCGGCGCCCCCGCCGCCGTCCTCGACGGCGGTGCGCGCGCGCCGGCGCTGACGGCGGTGCCGTACGACGGGAGCGCGCCCGCCGTGCCCGCCACGCTGCTCGACGACCTCTATCGGGCCACCCGCTCGCTGACCGCGGGACAGCCGCTGATCATCGCGGTCGACGACCTCAACCACGCCGACCCGCAGTCGGCGCAGTGGTGCTCCTACATCGCCAGGCGGCTCGACGGCCTGCCCATCGCGATGATCCTGACCTGCGACGTGGAGGACCGCACCGGCGGCGACGCGGTACGCGACATCCTGGCGTTGCCGTACGCGCGCTCGCTGCGGCCCTCGGCGCTGTGCCGCAGATGCGCCGCCACGCTCCTGGAGTCGGCGCTCGGCGCCCCGGTGGACGACGAGATCGTCGCCGCCTGTCACCGCCTGACCAAGGGAAACCCGCTGCTCCTGCTGGAGACGGCCGGACGGCTGGCCGCCGCCGACGTCCTGCCCCAGCGGTCCGAGCTGCCCCGGGTGATGCGGATCGGCGCGACGGCCCTGTCGGAGACCGTCCTGGAATGGCTCAGCGGCCGATATCCGTCCCTGCTCGCCCTGCTGCAGAGCCTGGCCATCATCGCGCCGTACGCCGGGCTTGAGACGGCGGCGATGCTGGCCGGCTACGGCGCGGTCGCGGCCGAGGAGGCGGGCCACGCGCTCGCGGGGGCGGGCCTGCTCGAGGGCAGCCCGCCGCAACGGTTCACGCACGACCTCGTCCAGTCGACGATCCTCGCCCGCATGGACCCCCGGACGCGCGACGAGATGCACCGGCGGGCCGCCTCGCTGCTGCACCGCCTCGGCTCGCCCCCCAAACGGTCGGCCCGGCACCTGCTGTCGGCCAGCCCCACCGGCGACCCGTGGGCCGTGTCGGTGCTGCGCGAGGCGGCGCGGGAGGCGGTCTCCGAGAACGCCTGGGAGGACGCGACCCGCTATCTCCACCGCGCGCTCGCCACGGCCAAGGACCACACCGTCCTCCAGGTGACGGCCGAGCTGGGCGCCGTCGAGGTGCACCTCGACATCCCCGCCTGCCTGCGGCACCTGCGCACCGTGACCGCGCTCGCCGGCGACGCCGGTGAGCGGGCGGACTCCCTGGCGCCCTTCGCCACCGCCCTGCTCACGCTCAACTCCTCCGAGGCCGCCGCCGCCTTCTGCGACATCGCCCGGGGCTTCGACGAGGACCCGCCCGGCGGGCTCCCCGACCGCGAGGTGCTGCTGCGGCTCAGCGCGCAGGCGCTGCTGACCGGCCAGTCGTACGGCTCGCGCGCGGCGATGCGGCAGCTCAACGCCGAGCCCGGCGCCGCCACCAGTGCGGGAGCGCAGGACTACCTCGCCTCCGCCGCGCTGTCCGGCGCGGCCAGGGGCAGGAACCGCGGCCGCACGCTGGCCCTGGCCCGGCGCTGCCTCGACGGTGGCGGCTCGATCCCGCCGACGCTGGTCATGGCGCTGGTGTGGGCGGGCCGCGTGGACGAGGCGGCGTACTGGTCGGAACAGGTGGCCGCCGAGGCGCGAGCGCGCGCCTCGATGACCGGGCAGGCCCTCGCCGTCACACTGCAGTCGGACATCGCCTACCGCAGAGGCGAGCTGCGCGCGTCACTGGCGCACGCCCGCGAGGCCGTCCACTTCGCCCGCGGCTCGCACGCCTCCGGGCTGCACGTCGCCGCCGTGTCGTGCATGGCCCGTGTGCACCTCGAACGCGACGAACTCGACGTCGCCCACGCGTTGTTCGACGAGGTCACCACACGCGAACCGGTGCACCCCCTGCTGCAGGCGGCCCTGCTTGAGACCCAGGGCCGCGTGGCGATCGCCAGGGGCGACGTACGCGAGGGACTGCCGGCCCTGCTGGAGGCCGGGCGGCAGCTCCTGTCGGCGGGGGTGGTCAACCCGGCGTGCGCGGGCTGGCGCGGCCAGGCTGCCCTCGCCTACCTGCGGATCGGCCAGCGCGGGCCGGCCCACCGCCTGGCCGAGGAGGAGCTCGAACTCGCCCGGGCCTGGGGCGCTCCCGACTGCGTCGGCCGCGCGCTGAGCACCGCGAGCACGACCACCGAGGGCACCCGCCGCCTCGACCTGCTCAGCGAGGCGCTGTCGGTGCTCGACGGGCCCGGCGGCATCGAACGCATCCGGGCGATGGTGCGCCTGGGCATCGCCCTCCGGGCCGCCGGGGAGACACGCCGCGCCCACGACACCCTCAGCGAGGCGTACGACCTGGCCGACGGCTGCGGCGCCGTACGGCTCGCCGCGCTCGCCGAGCGCAACCTCGCCACGATCGGCAGCCGGGCCCGCGGCGCGCAGTCCGACGGCCCGTCACCCCTGACCGCCGGGGAGATGCGGGTCACCGACCTGGTCCTGCGCGGCATGAGCAACCTCCAGGTCGCGAACGAGCTGTCCATCAGCAAGCGGACCGTGGACACTCATCTCGCCCGCATCTACCGCAAGCTCGGCATCCACACCCGCGCCGAGCTCGCGGAGGTCGTCAGACGGCTCCGCGAACACCCGGCCGAGCCTCGCCCCGCCCCTGGTCACGGCCACGTCCACGGCCCCGACCAGGAGGAATGGCCCGACCAGGACGCTTAG
- a CDS encoding MmcQ/YjbR family DNA-binding protein, with protein MGVSVEEFLSMLGRLPEVSQGEGGDWVSFKVRGKGFGYLWERTETVGLKATIEEQIALVAERPEVFEPQFTAGRFGWVVVHLAKIDADELFELVTEAWCLTAPKTLVEAYEARS; from the coding sequence ATGGGTGTGAGCGTCGAGGAGTTCCTCTCCATGCTGGGCCGGTTGCCCGAGGTCAGCCAGGGTGAGGGCGGCGACTGGGTGTCGTTCAAGGTGCGCGGCAAGGGCTTCGGCTACCTGTGGGAGCGCACCGAGACGGTGGGCCTCAAGGCGACGATCGAGGAGCAGATCGCGCTAGTGGCCGAGCGGCCCGAGGTGTTCGAGCCGCAGTTCACCGCCGGGCGTTTCGGCTGGGTCGTGGTCCATCTGGCCAAGATCGACGCTGACGAGCTGTTCGAGCTGGTGACCGAGGCATGGTGCCTGACCGCGCCGAAGACCCTCGTCGAGGCCTACGAAGCCCGGTCATAG